The following proteins are encoded in a genomic region of Nicotiana sylvestris chromosome 4, ASM39365v2, whole genome shotgun sequence:
- the LOC138890256 gene encoding uncharacterized protein: MKKKKDNERREPKREKNLVLKTYNNDSSGEDGDMVYLTRRFQKMVRRNGSTPKRGSSSNLKNYNLCHKCGKPGYFIKECPLLKQDQYKKNFDKAAKRNPVPDKCFKRKNADDNVIKQALAVWGDSSSESEEENDHADSSMMAVESEATEYDLTFALMD, encoded by the coding sequence atgaagaagaagaaggataatgaaagaagagagcccaaaAGGGAGAAGAACTTGGTACTTAAGACATACAACAATGATTCAAGTGGTGAGGATGGTGATATGGTTTACTTGACAAGAAGATTCCAGAAAATGGTTCGCAGGAATGGAAGCACTCCAAAAAGGGGTAGTTCTAGCAACCTAAAAAATTATAACCTCTGTCATAAATGTGGCAAGCCAGGATATTTCATCAAGGAATGCCCTCTCCTAAAGCAAGATCAATACAAAAAAAACTTTGACAAAGCAGCcaagaggaacccggttcctgaTAAATGCTTCAAGAGAAAGAATGCTGATGACAATGTTATAAAGCAAGCTCTTGCTGtatggggagactcctccagcgaatctgaagaagaaaatgATCATGCTGATAGTTCAATGATGGCAGTAGAAAGTGAAGCAACTGAATATGACTTAACCTTTGCCTTGATGGATTaa